Genomic window (Alligator mississippiensis isolate rAllMis1 chromosome 7, rAllMis1, whole genome shotgun sequence):
GCCTGTAAAACACAAAGGAACAAGGTACATGGCCGTCAaccccacctccatccctggcCAGGGAGCAATGCGGCCTGGTCCTCAATGGATGACAACTGGCATAGGCAGTGGCAGACTAAGCTTGTATATTATGCCTCACTGTATAGAGACATGCAAGGCCAGTGGGGCCTCTGTGGCCCTCTCAACCCCGGGTGGGGGGTTTCTGTGGGGATGGCCACAAGGTGGGTACCACTGCCCCATGGATGTTACATGATGTGGGAACTGTGTCCACAAGGGACAGCAGTGCAGCAACAGGCTTGTGGCAAGCAGGAACCAGACCCCACTGAAGCCCAGGGGGCTGGGTGGAGTTCCCTTTGCTGCACATCTGGCTCTGGGGATTCATGACAAAGTGCCCCTGACAGCTGTGTTGCATGTGGGAGCTGGCCTGGAGTGGCCAGAGTGGGTAGCAGCACTGCCCCTTGTCCTTGCAACCTTGCACTTCTCTTACCTGGGCTCCCCCTCTCACTGCCCGCTGGGCTGAATTCGGCTGACTGCAGCTGCAAAAGGACAAGGGATGGTGTCAGCAGTGACCCCAAAGGGTGACAGAGGCCTGGGTTCCCCCaccagcagggctcagagccagctgctccccctggctttGGTCCTTTCCCCACTGGAAGCCTTCTGCCTGCCCCAGAGGCATACAGCCCATCCCCAtgtggggcagcacccacccagcatggggacaggaaggggttccagtttggagcagttcagcttggtgccatctggaGTGGTGAGAAACTTCCCTTACCCTGGTGAGGGTGCTTCTCCCGgaggcaggaagggaagaggaCTTGAAATTCCCCAAGTGCAGagctgaaaaagagaaagaaatgcagTCACCCCCATGCAGCTTGCAGGAAAAAGCACTGCAGGGGGCTGGGTTACCCAAGGGGATGAGCAACTGGGCTGGACTAGGGGAGCTCCCAGCTCTCTgctaccccagccctggtaagAGGCACTGTAAGAAGGTCCCAGTAGGCATCTCCATAGCATGGATCCCACCCCAGGGAGAGGCTTGGGGAAGGACTCCTGgccttggggagggggagggcaatcTGGTCTACTCCCAGCCCCACGCACAGGTGTGGAAGGGTGTTCGGTCCGGGAGTGAGCGGGTTTTCCTCCGGATGGGGAGAGACTTCTCCATCTCCTCCTTCAAAATCAGCTTCCCAAGGTTGGAGGTGACCTGAGGAGAGGGAACATGTGGGTCAGGGATCAGTCTCTGCCAGGGCAGACCCCCGGCACCGTCCCCGAGCACCccatggtcccagcctccccGTACCTTACTCAGCTCCTGCTTTTGGAGCTCACGCAGGTTCTTCATTTCCTCCGTGAGGTCTTCATCCTCTTCCTCACCCTTCTTGGAGGCCATCCGCCGTCTCCACTCTGTCTCTGGGGAGGCAAAGTGAGAAGAGGAGAGCCAAGAAAGCACTGATACCACCCTGTGTGCCATCCAGGTGGCAGGGGGGTTCAGGGAGGCAGTCATCCCAGCTTCAGGGTTATCCAGTGTCTCAAGGGACCTGCTGCAGTCACACACAATCAGAGTCCTGGCTTGATTCCCTCCATTCCCACAATGACAGTGTTTTGAGTCACCAGCACCCGTTTTGTTTCTCTTAGCAGGCTGCCATGCACACATCAACCTGGCTTAGCTTGGGTATAAACCACCCTGCTGTCGCCTACCTACGactgccagggagggagggcagggccagtAGTCTGTCTCGATTTTGGCTGGCTGGTTGGGGTCGGGGGGTTGAGCTGCTGGAAACTTGGAGGACTCGATGATCTGGTCTTCAATCATGTGCTTGCCATGCTGGGCTCCCACCGGGTGCTCTGGAAGagacagggaggcagaatggaGGGTTGCCATCTCCACGGAGGTGTGTCCTAAACCTCAAATCCAGAGCACCCAGCTGGGGCGCAGCCATGCTCACCTTTCTGCTTGTAGATGGGGGGCTTCTTGTAGATGTTCAGCTCCATCTTGTCCACctctgggggaagggacaggttCAGGGGCCAGGGGAAGACAGGGAGATACACATCACTGAAGGAAAGAgccaaggagcaggggagagaggctcTTTCATTgcaggcagctttccccttgCTGCATACTggatgggtggggaggagagagcttggggCTGAATTCAGTTCTGGCTGTAATCCCGCCTGTCAgcgaggcagggaagcagtgattTGGGGCTTCTGCTTGGGCACAGGCATCAGGGGATCACATCCCCTGAGCccatggaagggtgtggggcatACCAGGTCGGTGGAAGTGGTGCACTCCAGCCCGGGCCATGCTGCTAGTCCGGCGACTAGCTGCCTGGGAGGCACTTCCTGGAGACTTGCTCTCCATCCAGTCCCGGATGACCTGAAAAAGGGGAGACCCAGTATCAGAGGAGAGAGGTGGGA
Coding sequences:
- the DMTN gene encoding dematin isoform X2; its protein translation is MDNEVLGYKDLAAIPKDKAILDIERPDLMIYEPHFTYSLMEHVELPRSRERSLSPKSISPPPSPEVIRDWMESKSPGSASQAASRRTSSMARAGVHHFHRPEVDKMELNIYKKPPIYKQKEHPVGAQHGKHMIEDQIIESSKFPAAQPPDPNQPAKIETDYWPCPPSLAVVETEWRRRMASKKGEEEDEDLTEEMKNLRELQKQELSKVTSNLGKLILKEEMEKSLPIRRKTRSLPDRTPFHTSLHLGNFKSSSLPASGRSTLTRLQSAEFSPAGSERGSPGLQVSSRLTAGVETQQKVGCPGPGRGECLSLPCRVSILLPHWVPEGESWCQVSAGTAGGGGCWQDRGWGREAGIGVRGAPELWEGVAGHCWCLPL
- the DMTN gene encoding dematin isoform X4, with product MERLQKQPLTSPGSVCSSRGSSVPGSPSSIVARMDNEVLGYKDLAAIPKDKAILDIERPDLMIYEPHFTYSLMEHVELPRSRERSLSPKSISPPPSPEVIRDWMESKSPGSASQAASRRTSSMARAGVHHFHRPEVDKMELNIYKKPPIYKQKEHPVGAQHGKHMIEDQIIESSKFPAAQPPDPNQPAKIETDYWPCPPSLAVVETEWRRRMASKKGEEEDEDLTEEMKNLRELQKQELSKVTSNLGKLILKEEMEKSLPIRRKTRSLPDRTPFHTSLHLGNFKSSSLPASGRSTLTRLQSAEFSPAGSERGSPGKRSGNGQRGRMDRGNSLPSMLEQKIYPYEMLMVTNRGRVKLPPGVDRTRLERHLSPEDFLRVFEMSPEEFSKLALWKRNELKKKAFLF
- the DMTN gene encoding dematin isoform X3 codes for the protein MERLQKQPLTSPGSVCSSRGSSVPGSPSSIVARMDNEVLGYKDLAAIPKDKAILDIERPDLMIYEPHFTYSLMEHVELPRSRERSLSPKSISPPPSPEVIRDWMESKSPGSASQAASRRTSSMARAGVHHFHRPEVDKMELNIYKKPPIYKQKEHPVGAQHGKHMIEDQIIESSKFPAAQPPDPNQPAKIETDYWPCPPSLAVVETEWRRRMASKKGEEEDEDLTEEMKNLRELQKQELSKVTSNLGKLILKEEMEKSLPIRRKTRSLPDRTPFHTSLHLGNFKSSSLPASGRSTLTRVREVSHHSRWHQAELLQTGTPSCPHAGCSQPNSAQRAVRGGAQACR
- the DMTN gene encoding dematin isoform X1, whose amino-acid sequence is MERLQKQPLTSPGSVCSSRGSSVPGSPSSIVARMDNEVLGYKDLAAIPKDKAILDIERPDLMIYEPHFTYSLMEHVELPRSRERSLSPKSISPPPSPEVIRDWMESKSPGSASQAASRRTSSMARAGVHHFHRPEVDKMELNIYKKPPIYKQKEHPVGAQHGKHMIEDQIIESSKFPAAQPPDPNQPAKIETDYWPCPPSLAVVETEWRRRMASKKGEEEDEDLTEEMKNLRELQKQELSKVTSNLGKLILKEEMEKSLPIRRKTRSLPDRTPFHTSLHLGNFKSSSLPASGRSTLTRLQSAEFSPAGSERGSPGLQVSSRLTAGVETQQKVGCPGPGRGECLSLPCRVSILLPHWVPEGESWCQVSAGTAGGGGCWQDRGWGREAGIGVRGAPELWEGVAGHCWCLPL